One Microbacterium keratanolyticum DNA window includes the following coding sequences:
- a CDS encoding lysophospholipid acyltransferase family protein: MFYWLMKNVAIGPWVKGIFRPWIVGRANVPTTGAAILASNHLSFADSIFLPLMLDRPMAFLAKSDYFTGRGIKGWATKVFMKGTGQLPIDRSGGKASEASLNTGLQVLGRGELLGIYPEGTRSPDGKLYRGRTGIARMALEAKVPVIPVVMVDTDRAMPIGRKVPRIVRVGMVIGEPLDFSRYDGMENDRYILRSVTDEIMVALQRLGEQTYEDVYASTVKDRRPGAVTEAR, encoded by the coding sequence ATGTTCTACTGGCTGATGAAGAATGTGGCGATCGGCCCCTGGGTGAAGGGGATCTTCCGTCCATGGATCGTCGGGCGTGCCAACGTTCCGACCACCGGGGCGGCCATTCTCGCGAGCAATCACCTCTCCTTCGCCGACTCCATCTTCCTGCCGCTCATGCTCGATCGGCCGATGGCCTTCCTCGCCAAGAGTGACTACTTCACAGGTCGCGGCATCAAGGGGTGGGCGACCAAGGTGTTCATGAAGGGCACCGGTCAGCTTCCGATCGACCGCTCCGGCGGCAAGGCCTCCGAGGCGTCGCTGAACACCGGGCTCCAGGTCTTGGGCCGTGGCGAGCTTCTCGGCATCTATCCCGAGGGCACCCGCAGCCCTGACGGCAAGCTGTATCGCGGACGCACGGGCATCGCCCGCATGGCTCTGGAGGCCAAGGTCCCGGTGATTCCGGTGGTGATGGTCGACACGGACCGCGCAATGCCGATCGGACGCAAGGTCCCGCGCATCGTGCGTGTCGGAATGGTCATCGGCGAGCCGCTCGACTTCTCGCGATACGACGGGATGGAGAACGATCGCTACATCCTGCGCTCGGTCACGGACGAGATCATGGTCGCCCTCCAGCGACTCGGGGAGCAGACCTACGAAGACGTCTACGCCTCGACGGTCAAAGACCGCCGTCCCGGCGCCGTCACAGAGGCCCGCTGA
- a CDS encoding class II 3-deoxy-7-phosphoheptulonate synthase, translated as MPSLSDLDAWRSLPIKQQPQWPDAERVAAVSAQLSVMPPLVFAGEVDNLRERLARAASGQAFLLQGGDCAETFAGATADQIRNRIKTVLQMAVVLTYGASMPVVKMGRMAGQFAKPRSSDTETRGEVTLPAYRGDIVNGYDFTEASRTADPGRLLQGYHTASSTLNLIRAFTQGGFADLREVHSWNKGFAQNPANQRYERMAAEIDRAIKFMEAAGADFDELKRVEFFTGHEGLLMDYERPMTRIDSRTDTPYNTSAHFLWIGERTRELDGAHVDYFSKIRNPIGVKLGPTTTPETALALIDKLDPNREPGRLTFITRMGADKIRDALPPLLEAVKDSGATPLWVTDPMHGNGITTPTGYKTRRFDDVVHEVRGFFEAHRAVGTFPGGIHVELTGDDVTECLGGSEQIDEAALATRYESLCDPRLNHMQSLELAFLVAEELEKR; from the coding sequence ATGCCTTCCCTTTCCGACCTTGATGCGTGGCGCTCGCTTCCCATCAAGCAGCAGCCCCAGTGGCCCGACGCCGAGCGAGTCGCGGCCGTCTCCGCACAGCTCTCGGTGATGCCTCCGCTCGTTTTCGCGGGCGAGGTCGACAACCTGCGTGAGCGTCTCGCACGCGCCGCTTCGGGGCAGGCCTTCCTGCTTCAGGGCGGCGACTGCGCGGAGACGTTCGCCGGTGCGACCGCCGACCAGATCCGCAACCGCATCAAGACGGTGCTGCAGATGGCTGTCGTGCTCACCTATGGCGCGTCGATGCCGGTCGTGAAGATGGGACGCATGGCGGGCCAGTTCGCCAAGCCGCGCTCCAGCGACACCGAGACGCGCGGCGAGGTCACTCTTCCCGCCTACCGCGGCGACATCGTCAACGGCTACGACTTCACTGAGGCTTCGCGCACGGCAGACCCGGGCCGTCTGCTCCAGGGCTACCACACCGCATCCTCGACGCTGAACCTGATCCGGGCCTTCACGCAGGGTGGCTTCGCCGACCTGCGCGAGGTGCACTCCTGGAACAAGGGCTTCGCGCAGAACCCGGCGAATCAGCGCTACGAGCGCATGGCCGCGGAGATCGATCGTGCGATCAAGTTCATGGAGGCCGCCGGCGCGGACTTCGACGAGCTCAAGCGCGTCGAGTTCTTCACGGGCCACGAGGGCCTGCTGATGGACTACGAGCGCCCGATGACGCGCATCGACTCGCGCACGGACACCCCGTACAACACCTCGGCCCACTTCCTGTGGATCGGGGAGCGCACGCGTGAGCTCGATGGCGCACACGTCGACTACTTCTCGAAGATCCGCAACCCGATCGGCGTGAAGCTCGGACCGACCACAACGCCCGAGACGGCACTGGCGCTCATCGACAAGCTCGACCCGAACCGCGAGCCCGGACGCCTGACGTTCATCACGCGGATGGGGGCCGACAAGATCCGCGACGCACTGCCGCCGCTGCTCGAGGCCGTAAAGGACTCGGGTGCGACGCCGCTGTGGGTCACCGACCCGATGCACGGCAACGGCATCACCACGCCGACGGGCTACAAGACGCGACGCTTCGACGATGTCGTGCACGAGGTGCGCGGCTTCTTCGAGGCGCACCGTGCGGTCGGCACGTTCCCGGGCGGCATCCACGTCGAGCTCACCGGCGATGACGTCACCGAGTGCCTGGGCGGTTCCGAGCAGATCGACGAGGCAGCCCTCGCGACCCGCTACGAGTCGCTCTGCGATCCGCGCCTGAACCACATGCAGAGCCTGGAGCTCGCCTTCCTCGTCGCGGAAGAGCTCGAGAAGCGCTGA
- the pknB gene encoding Stk1 family PASTA domain-containing Ser/Thr kinase — protein MTINQQADPLIGRLVDGRYRVRARIARGGMATVYVATDLRLERRIALKVMHGHLSDDSVFQSRFIQEARAAARLADPNVVNVFDQGQDGDLAYLVMEYLPGITLRELMREQRRLSIPQTITIMDAILSGLAAAHSADIVHRDVKPENVLLAEDGRIKIGDFGLARATTANTATGQQLLGTIAYLAPELVTRGTADARSDIYALGIMLYEMLVGEQPYKGEQPMQIAFQHATESVPRPSVRNPGVPEQLDELVLWATEKSPDERPNNAQEMLDRLRVIERELGITPTVTTQTARSATSLVDSGDLTLVMPGTSTGAPTTAIDAGAAPLDNATLLRRRSAKRRARGGFLIALVLLLAAAAAGAGWWFGSGPGSLVAIADVAGSNYPDAAAVLTEQGFVPTEASENSLDVPVGVVIRTDPENGTRSDRGTAVTVFVSTGPAEQTVPPLNGKSEADAKAYLEGIGANVGESVALFSGAAEGLVINADVAPRAGGDQYPCGEGCTLFEGDTVVLLVSLGALPDVTGMTIDQAAKALGDKQLEVSDETVTEYSDEIKKDRVIRIADRSDGGNWRPGDAVTLVVSQGPQPIEVPDVEGMNLADAMALLQEQGFEPNTSVPQFIWGLFTATRTDPEDGTMLDRGAKVRVFASE, from the coding sequence GCGCTGAAGGTCATGCACGGCCACCTCAGCGACGACTCGGTCTTCCAGAGCCGGTTCATCCAGGAGGCACGCGCCGCGGCCCGGCTGGCCGACCCCAACGTCGTCAACGTCTTCGACCAGGGCCAGGACGGCGACCTCGCCTACCTCGTCATGGAGTACCTGCCCGGCATCACGCTGCGCGAGCTCATGCGCGAGCAGCGTCGCCTGTCGATCCCGCAGACGATCACGATCATGGACGCGATCCTCTCGGGGCTCGCCGCCGCGCACTCCGCAGACATCGTGCACCGCGATGTGAAGCCCGAGAACGTCCTGCTCGCGGAAGACGGTCGGATCAAGATCGGCGACTTCGGACTCGCCCGTGCGACGACGGCGAACACCGCGACCGGGCAGCAGCTGCTCGGAACCATCGCGTACCTCGCGCCCGAACTGGTGACCCGTGGCACCGCCGACGCGCGCAGCGACATCTACGCCCTCGGCATCATGCTCTACGAGATGCTCGTGGGCGAGCAGCCCTACAAGGGCGAGCAGCCGATGCAGATCGCCTTCCAGCACGCCACGGAGTCGGTGCCCCGTCCGAGTGTCCGCAATCCTGGCGTTCCGGAGCAGCTGGATGAGCTCGTTCTCTGGGCGACCGAGAAGTCCCCGGATGAGCGTCCGAACAACGCACAGGAGATGCTTGACCGGCTGCGCGTGATCGAACGCGAGCTGGGCATCACGCCGACGGTGACAACACAGACCGCGCGCTCCGCCACCTCACTCGTCGATTCCGGCGACCTCACGCTGGTGATGCCCGGCACCTCGACCGGTGCCCCCACCACGGCGATCGATGCCGGCGCCGCGCCACTCGACAACGCCACTCTCCTGCGTCGTCGCAGTGCCAAGCGTCGCGCCCGCGGCGGGTTCCTCATCGCCCTCGTTCTGCTGCTGGCCGCAGCGGCGGCCGGTGCCGGATGGTGGTTCGGATCGGGCCCCGGCTCGCTCGTCGCCATCGCGGATGTCGCGGGCTCGAACTATCCGGATGCAGCCGCTGTCCTCACGGAGCAGGGCTTCGTGCCCACGGAGGCGAGCGAGAACTCTCTCGACGTTCCGGTCGGCGTCGTGATTCGCACCGACCCGGAGAACGGAACACGCAGCGACCGGGGCACCGCCGTGACGGTGTTCGTCTCGACGGGCCCTGCCGAGCAGACGGTGCCACCCCTCAACGGCAAGTCAGAGGCAGACGCCAAGGCGTACCTCGAAGGAATCGGCGCGAATGTCGGCGAGAGCGTCGCCCTCTTCTCCGGCGCCGCAGAAGGCCTCGTCATCAACGCCGACGTCGCGCCACGCGCAGGCGGCGATCAGTACCCCTGTGGCGAGGGATGCACACTGTTCGAAGGAGACACGGTCGTGTTGCTGGTCTCGCTCGGCGCCCTTCCGGATGTCACGGGCATGACGATCGATCAGGCGGCGAAGGCCCTGGGCGACAAGCAGCTCGAGGTCAGCGACGAGACCGTCACCGAGTACAGCGATGAGATCAAGAAGGACCGCGTCATCCGCATCGCGGACCGCAGCGACGGAGGAAACTGGCGCCCGGGCGACGCGGTCACCCTCGTCGTCTCGCAGGGCCCCCAGCCCATCGAGGTGCCTGACGTCGAAGGCATGAACCTCGCCGACGCCATGGCGCTTCTCCAGGAGCAGGGCTTCGAGCCGAACACGAGCGTGCCGCAGTTCATCTGGGGCCTCTTCACAGCCACGCGCACCGACCCCGAAGACGGCACGATGCTCGACCGCGGTGCGAAGGTGCGCGTCTTCGCCTCCGAATAG